The stretch of DNA CGACCATTGGCTCCAGCTTCAATAGCCCAAAACACGCTGGATTGCCTATAAAAAAAGGGGTTTATTCGCCTCTGGCTTTTCTCTCTCCAGCGCAGGCGCGTGCAGGCAAAAGCAATGATTTGCCACTAAATGACGACTTGTGGCAAATCGTCTGGCAAATCCTGGAACGCCAGACTTCCGCATTGAATGTAGACTGGCGACCCAGCTAGAGACAGCGACAAGAATCCGTAAGTGCAACTGCAGCTCAGGAAAAGCAAAAATGCGTTTTACTTGGACGGTTCTTTTTGCCACATTGAGTTCAATCCGGCTCAGGTGGAATGGCGCCGGGTTTGTTTGCGAAGACGGCTATGTTACAACGCGCCCTGGTTCTTCTTCCGACTTTGCTGGTGAGCGGCAGCGTGTTTTCGCCACTGGTGGCAGACGCCGGGCCGGCAAAAGACCCATTCAAGCCGGCTGACCGCCAGCACTGGGCGTTTCAAAAGGTTGGCCGCCCGGCGCCGCCCAAAGTGAAGAACAGTCCCTGGGTCCGCAATCCCATCGATGCCTTTGTGCTTTCTGAACTGGAAGCGAAAGGACTTCAACCCGCGCCGCCGGCGGACAAAATCACCTTGTTGCGTCGCGCCACGCTCGATTTGACCGGCTTGCCGCCGACGCCGGAGGAGGCGGATGCATTCCTCCGTGACAAATCTGCCGAATCCTTTGCGCACATTGTGGACCATCTGCTCGACTCGCCGCAATACGGCGAGCGCTGGGCGCGGCACTGGCTTGATCTGGCGCGCTATGCCGAAAGCGACGGCTTCAAGGAAGACGCCGTACGTCCCGACATCTGGCGCTACCGCGATTACGTCATCAAGTCATTCAACAACGACAAACCGTACGACCGCTTCATCAAGGAACAAATTGCCGGCGACGAACTTTGGCCCGATGATCCCGACGCCCGCACCGCGACTGCCTTCAACCGCCATTATCCCGACGAGAGCAATGCCCGTATCCTGACGCAGCGTCGGCAGGAGATTTTGAACGACATCACCGATACCGTGGGCGCCGTGTTCACCGGACTGACTTACGCCTGCGCCCGTTGTCACAACCACAAGTATGATCCGATTCTTCAAGCCGACTATTACCGACTGCAGGCATTCTTCGCCAACACCGCCGCGGCGGACAAAACTCCACTTGTCTCATCCGAAGACCTCCGGCGTTACAACGAAAAGCTGGCGCTGTGGAAAGAAAAGACGCGCGCCATCCGCGAGGAAATGGACGCGCTTGAAGCGCCGCATCGTGAAAAGCTGGTGAAGGAATACTACGACAAATATCCGACGGAAATTCGCGCCATCCTCAACAAGCCGGAGACTGAGCGCAATCCGTTCGAGCGGCAGATGGCCTGGAAAGCAAAGCAGTATCTCGACCCCGATTCCCGCGAGTTCGTCGGCGCAACCGCGCACGTCATCGACAAAATCAAAGGCGACAACCGCAAACGCTGGAACGAACTCAAGGTCGAGCTTGACCAGTTCAAGGAGCTTCATCCCGGCGAATTGCCCCTCACTTCGGCCATGACTGATATTGGCCGCGAAGCGCCGAAGACGTTCATCCTGCGCAGCGGGGCTTACGATGCGCCGCGCGATGAAGTTGAACCCGGCTTTCTGACAATCCTGAATCCTTTGCCAGCGAAAATTGTTTCACCGCCTGGGATGGCGTCCAGCGGCCGGCGCACGGCATTGGCCAACATTCTAACTGATCCAGAGAATCCGCTCACGGCGCGCGTGATGGTCAATCGGCTTTGGCAGTATCATTTCGGTCGCGGCATCGTCGGCACGCCGAGCGATTTCGGTTTCAAGGGTGAACGCCCGACCCATCCCCAACTGCTCGACTGGCTGGCGGGCGAATTTGTCCGCAACGGCTGGAGCATGAAGAAGCTTCACCGCCTCATCCTGACCTCCAGCACCTACCAGCTATCTTCCCGCTACGACGTGGCCGCGGCCAGGATCGATCCCGACAACAAACTGCTCTGGCGTTTTCCCCGGCAAAGGCTCGAAGGCGAAGTCATTCGCGATTGCGCACTTGCCGTCGCCGGTCTGTTGAATCCCAAGCTGGGCGGTCCGAGTGTGCTGCCCGAACTGCCGCCGGGCCTGAGCGTTCGCGGCGGTTGGAAGGTGAGCACCGACGAAGGGGAGCGCAATCGCCGCAGCGTTTACATTCTCGTGCGTCGCAACACGCGCTACCCGATGTTCGAAACCTTTGACATGCCGGACACGCACGAGAGTTGCGCCCGGCGCAACGTCACCACCACGCCGGTTCAGGCGCTCACGATGCTCAACAGCGAACTCACACTCAAATGGGCGGAAGGCTTCGCCGCACGCGTTCTGCAAGCCGCCGGCAACGACCTCGACGCGCAAATCGACACCGCGTTTCGACTCGCTTTGTCGCGCCACCCTGATAAAGAAGAAAAGAAAACAGCGAAACAATTTTTCGCACGCCAGCAGAACATCGTCAAAGAACGAATGGATGCCGGCGAACCATTGGCCTTGCCGCCGAAGTTGCCGGAAAAGGCGGACAAGGCTGAGGCCGCCGTGCTGGTGGATTTCTGCCACACGTTGGTCAATGCGAATGAGTTTGTTTATGAAAATTGAAGTGGTTGTCACGAAAGATTCCCGGAGGCGGAAATATACGTCCCCTCACCCGGCCTTCGGCCACCCTCTCCCCATCCGATGGGGAGAGGGACGGGGTGAGGGGAGCGTCGTTCTAATTGGAAATCACTTTTGACAACTGGCGCAGATGCAAAATCAACCCCACATTTTGCCCGCAACTTCGCGCCGTGACTTTTTGCGACGCGCCGGTTGCGGTTTTGGCGGACTGGCCTTCGGTTATTTGTTGGGACTGGATGGCATTCTCGCTCGCGCTGGGAACATCACCATCGACCCGCTGAATCCGCTCGCGCCGAGGCCACCACATCACACGCCAAAAGCCAAATCAGTCATCTGGTTGTTCCTCGAGGGCGGACCGAGCCATCTCGATTTGTTTGATCCAAAGCCGGCGCTTGAAAAACTGGCGGGCCAGAAAATGCCGGAGTCTTTTGGCCGCGTCATCACCGCAATGGGCACGTCGGACAACACCTTGATGCCCACGAAACGCACATTCAAGCAGTACGGTCAAAGCGGCATCTGGGTTTCGGATTGGTTGC from Verrucomicrobiota bacterium encodes:
- a CDS encoding DUF1553 domain-containing protein, whose translation is MLQRALVLLPTLLVSGSVFSPLVADAGPAKDPFKPADRQHWAFQKVGRPAPPKVKNSPWVRNPIDAFVLSELEAKGLQPAPPADKITLLRRATLDLTGLPPTPEEADAFLRDKSAESFAHIVDHLLDSPQYGERWARHWLDLARYAESDGFKEDAVRPDIWRYRDYVIKSFNNDKPYDRFIKEQIAGDELWPDDPDARTATAFNRHYPDESNARILTQRRQEILNDITDTVGAVFTGLTYACARCHNHKYDPILQADYYRLQAFFANTAAADKTPLVSSEDLRRYNEKLALWKEKTRAIREEMDALEAPHREKLVKEYYDKYPTEIRAILNKPETERNPFERQMAWKAKQYLDPDSREFVGATAHVIDKIKGDNRKRWNELKVELDQFKELHPGELPLTSAMTDIGREAPKTFILRSGAYDAPRDEVEPGFLTILNPLPAKIVSPPGMASSGRRTALANILTDPENPLTARVMVNRLWQYHFGRGIVGTPSDFGFKGERPTHPQLLDWLAGEFVRNGWSMKKLHRLILTSSTYQLSSRYDVAAARIDPDNKLLWRFPRQRLEGEVIRDCALAVAGLLNPKLGGPSVLPELPPGLSVRGGWKVSTDEGERNRRSVYILVRRNTRYPMFETFDMPDTHESCARRNVTTTPVQALTMLNSELTLKWAEGFAARVLQAAGNDLDAQIDTAFRLALSRHPDKEEKKTAKQFFARQQNIVKERMDAGEPLALPPKLPEKADKAEAAVLVDFCHTLVNANEFVYEN